From one Kwoniella dejecticola CBS 10117 chromosome 2, complete sequence genomic stretch:
- a CDS encoding argininosuccinate synthase produces the protein MVASGEKKGKVILAYSGGLDTSCILLWLIEQGYEVVAYMADVGQEEDFEAARAKALKCGAVGFHLADLKREFVEELIYPAVQCNAIYENVYLLGTSLARPVIARGMIEAAVKENCDYVSHGCTGKGNDQVRFELAFYGLAPNIKVIAPWRLPEFYERFAGRTALLDYAAKNGIPVTQTAAKPWSTDENLFHISYEAGILEDPNQTPPDDMWKLTVSPQKAPEQPEQVHIEFAKGLPVTVTFPADNKVVTDAVDIFLTLNALARRHGVGRIDIVENRFIGVKSRGCYESPAATILRAAHMDLEGLTLDRNVRALRDQFITTQLSQILYNGFFFSPEREFVTAAIPASQKTVNGLVRLKLYKGNVIVEGRDADEGLYDAKFSSMDEMGGFEPTATSGFIEISSIRIKAWGRQNLKRGQGGVSPQDVYHRE, from the exons ATGGTAGCTTCcggtgagaagaagggcaaggtcATCCTGGCTTACTCTGGTGgtcttg ACACCTCTTGTATCCTTCTGTGGCTCATTGAGCAAGGCTATGAGGTCGTCGCCTACATGGCTGATGTCGGACAAGAGGAG GATTTCGAGGCTGCCCGAGCTAAGGCTCTCAAATGTGGTGCTGTTGGTTTCCACCTTGCTGACTTGAAGCGAGAATTCGTAGAAGAGCTCATCTACC CCGCTGTCCAATGTAACGCTATCTACGAGAACGTATACCTCCTCGGAACTTCCCTCGCTCGACCAGTCATCGCTCGGGGTATGATTGAAGCCGCTGTCAAGGAGAACTGTGACTATGTCTCTCACGGATGTACCGGAAAGGGTAACGATCAAGTCCGATTCGAACTTGCCTTCTACGGTCTCGCCCCTAACATCAAGGTCATTGCCCCATGGCGATTGCCTGAGTTCTACGAGCGATTCGCCGGCCGAACTGCTCTTCTCGATTACGCCGCCAAGAACGGTATCCCTGTCACCCAAACCGCCGCCAAGCCATGGTCCACCGACGAGAACCTCTTCCACATCTCTTACGAGGCTGGTATCCTTGAAGACCCCAACCAAACTCCTCCCGATGACATGTGGAAACTCACCGTCTCCCCTCAAAAAGCCCCCGAACAACCTGAGCAAGTTCACATTGAATTCGCCAAAGGTCTTCCCGTCACGGTAACCTTCCCAGCCGACAACAAGGTCGTCACTGACGCCGTCGACATCTTCCTTACTCTCAATGCCCTCGCCAGACGACACGGTGTCGGACGAATAGATATCGTTGAGAACCGATTCATCGGTGTCAAGTCTCGAGGTTGTTACGAATCCCCAGCTGCTACCATCCTCCGTGCCGCCCACATGGATCTTGAAGGTTTGACTTTGGACCGAAACGTCCGAGCTCTCCGAGATCAATTCATCACCACTCAACTTTCCCAAATCCTTTATAAcggtttcttcttctcccccGAACGAGAATTCGTCACTGCCGCCATCCCCGCTTCCCAGAAGACCGTCAACGGTTTAGTGCGATTGAAATTGTACAAAGGAAACGTCATTGTTGAGGGACGAGATGCAGATGAGGGTCTTTACGACGCCAAATTCTCCTCGATGGACGAGATGGGTGGTTTCGAGCCCACCGCTACCTCCGGATTCATCGAGATCTCATCTATCCGAATCAAGGCTTGGGGACGACAGAACCTCAAGCGAGGTCAAGGTGGTGTCTCACCTCAAGACGTCTACCACCGAGAGTAG